In Verrucomicrobiia bacterium, the genomic stretch ATGACGGTGCAGCTGGGATCGCCAGGACTCGAACGAAATGAGCCACGGCTGAAGCGCGGAGGCGGGCGGACCCTGTGGTGGAGCTACACGGCGCCTGCGGATGGTGCCCTCCTGTTGGATGCCGCCAGTTCGTCTGTCGATGAGTCAGTCGCGATCGGAGCTTTCTCAGGCGAGTCGTTGCGGAGCCTTCGAAAGATTGTTGAGGGAAGAACCGCGCTAAGGATACTGGTCACGGCTGGACGTACTTACCAGATCTGCACCGACGTTCTGAATCGCGCCGCGCAAACATTGTACCTCGATCATCGATTTGTCGCTGCCGTGGAAAACGATCGGTTCTCTCGTCGGATTTCCCTGAAAGGATCTTCGCCAACGGCTGCTGCCAATTCAGCCGCGGCGACGCTGGAACGTGGTGAAGCGCGTCGCTCGGGCCGTGCTGGCGCGTCGGTATGGTACACATGGACAGCGCCTGCCAACGGATGGGTTTACGCAGTCGCGCAAGGGGATGGGTGGGTTCCCTTGATCGCAATCTCCGAGGGATCGAGCATTTCGAGACTTAAAGAGATTGCGGCTTCGGCTCGTTCAGATAACCCGGCAAGACCGGCGGTTGTCGGATTCCGCGCGATCGCTGGACGTGCGTATGAAATTTCCATCGATGGCGGGAGGGCGCCCGGTTACAGCGACTGGGGTCCGTTTGAACTGCAGCTGGTATTCACGACCCTTCACTTGACCAGCCCTGTCGAGGGAATGACATATCGTGGCGAATCCCTTCCGCCGCTCGTTGTGAGCGGTCTTCATCCTGATATCGAGGGGGAACTCCGGGGGGTTGAAATCCAGTTGCATCGCATCGGCGGCGAGGGTCCAGCCATCTTTTCGGCAACGAACCCGCCATTCGCTGCGAGTCCATACTCTATGTTGCCAGGCAATTATGTCGCCATTGCGATTGGCACCAACAACGAGGGTCGCGAATTCGTCTCGCCTGCTGTCACGTTCAAGATTTTGCCAGCCCACGACCGGTTCGAATCGGCATTCCAGATGCCGCATTATCCATCAAGTTGGAGTGGCGACCTGGCGTTGGCGGGCTTTGAGAAAAACGAGCCGAGGCCGTACAAAGATGTTGCGGGCTCGGTATGGTCTCGATGGACGGCTCCACTCAGCGCCCCTGTTGACATCACGCTCCGATCGGCGGCCCAAGCCCGGGTCGCGGCCTTCAAGGGCGGCAGTTTGAAATCGCTGAAGCAGATTCAATTACGGAGCACGTCGCCGGAATCATTTCAATTCAATGCGATCGCCGGAGAAACGTATCACTTCGCCGTTTATCATCGCGGTTCCCGCGCGTCCGTCCTGCCGGCGCCCTTCGAGCTGTCATTCGGAATGCCGCTGGTTGAGATCGCAAGTCCGGCGGATCAGGCAGTGATTACGGATCGGCAGGCGCTTCCGCTCGGAATTAGGTTGCTGTACCTGGAACCAGGGAGCGTTGATACAGTTCGTTACTTCATTAACGGAATTCCCGTCGGAACGAACACTGCGCCGCCCTTCGACAATAGCATCTCCAATTTGTGGCCGGGAACACATACGGTGCACGCTCGCGTACAACTGTCGGATACGGGTGAAATCGAGACGCCGCGGGTGTCGGTCAAAGTGCTGCTTGCCAATGATCATTTTGCAAATGCCGCGCCCCTCGAGGGCGAATTCATCACCTTTGCTCAATTGCACGGTGCCACCGCTGAACCGGATGAGTCACTCGTCGGATTCGGATACAAATCCGCCTGGTGGACATGGATGGCCCCGGAATCCGGACGATTTCGCATTCACGCCGAGGGGCACACAAACATGGTCTGGCTGCACGTGTTCACAGGCACAAGTCTGGAACATCTCGAAACAGTGAACTCCGGGCCAATGCAGGTTACGTCTTTTCTCGAGTTTGTGGCTGTCGCAGGAACGACGTATCACATCGCGCTTCAGGCGGAGAAGCCCTCGGACGGAACACTTCGTATGCGGATGATCCGTCCACCCGTGAACGACCATTTCGCGAGCAGGACGGAGATTTTCGGGACGAACGCGTTGCTTGCAGCGCATTTGCTGGAAGCCACACAGGAGCCGGGTGAACCTGTGCCACCGTTTGGCTGTGGATATACGGGGCGTTCCGTCTGGTGGACGTGGACGGCCTTGGAATCGGGCGAAGTTCGGATTGATGCACGGTCAGTCGACTGCATTCGCATCGGAGCCTTCACCGGAAATTCGATCACGAATCTGGCAATGGTGGCCTTTGAAAGTGACTGGCTTAGTTTCGAGGCGGTGGCGGGCGTGACGTATCAGCTCGTCATGAACAACTCCCGCGAGCTCGAGAACATTGAAGCGCAGTTTACGTTCATCCCAAAGCCGATCAACGACGCTTTCGTTGACAGGATCCGCCTCGAAGGCACAAGCATCGCGGTCACAAGTGCAATACTGGGCGCTGGCTTTGAGACAGGCGAACCGGTGCACCTTGATTGGTGGTTTGGGCCGCGCAGCGCGTGGTACGAATGGACGGCCCCCGCGAGCGGGACTGTGCGGATAACATCGTTTTCAACCTTTCCGACTGCGGTCCTGGATGCATATGAAGGCGATACATTCGAGACTTTGCGGTCTTTGAATATTGGTTGGAATCCCCAACAATTCACCGCGGTGGCGGGCAGGACGTATTACCTGGCGCTCGGGAGTTACGGGATTTTGCACGAGCCCGTCTCATTCCAGATGGATTTGTTGCCGTCGGCTTTGCACGCTGGTGCCGGGGGTGCTGTGAATAGTTCATCTCGGCCGGGTTTGAACACGCTTACCCCTGCATTGCCGATTGAACTCATCAGAGTTGGCGAAACACGGATTGAGCTGCGATGGCCGGCGAGGGCGAAGTTGGAGTCCGCGTCCAGCCCAGACCCGGCAGGATCGTGGACGGCCGTCGATGGAGACGCTGCGGTCGAGATCGGAGGACAACGGAGACTGCAAATGCCGGCGACGAACACGGCGCAATTCTTCCGTCTCCGCTAAGCGCGAACCGTGTAAATGGAAGGTGCCGAATGCCGAATGACATTTGGCAAATAGGTCGCTTCTGGCTCCTGTTTTGCCAAAGGAAACTGTAACAAGCGGCTTGTTTCCGGTAAATGGTCGAAGGGATGATGTGTTTATG encodes the following:
- a CDS encoding Ig-like domain-containing protein, translating into MPLTGFVRFCRTLLAECFLVLTLTASALAATATPSNDLFAARLDLADQPASMTVQLGSPGLERNEPRLKRGGGRTLWWSYTAPADGALLLDAASSSVDESVAIGAFSGESLRSLRKIVEGRTALRILVTAGRTYQICTDVLNRAAQTLYLDHRFVAAVENDRFSRRISLKGSSPTAAANSAAATLERGEARRSGRAGASVWYTWTAPANGWVYAVAQGDGWVPLIAISEGSSISRLKEIAASARSDNPARPAVVGFRAIAGRAYEISIDGGRAPGYSDWGPFELQLVFTTLHLTSPVEGMTYRGESLPPLVVSGLHPDIEGELRGVEIQLHRIGGEGPAIFSATNPPFAASPYSMLPGNYVAIAIGTNNEGREFVSPAVTFKILPAHDRFESAFQMPHYPSSWSGDLALAGFEKNEPRPYKDVAGSVWSRWTAPLSAPVDITLRSAAQARVAAFKGGSLKSLKQIQLRSTSPESFQFNAIAGETYHFAVYHRGSRASVLPAPFELSFGMPLVEIASPADQAVITDRQALPLGIRLLYLEPGSVDTVRYFINGIPVGTNTAPPFDNSISNLWPGTHTVHARVQLSDTGEIETPRVSVKVLLANDHFANAAPLEGEFITFAQLHGATAEPDESLVGFGYKSAWWTWMAPESGRFRIHAEGHTNMVWLHVFTGTSLEHLETVNSGPMQVTSFLEFVAVAGTTYHIALQAEKPSDGTLRMRMIRPPVNDHFASRTEIFGTNALLAAHLLEATQEPGEPVPPFGCGYTGRSVWWTWTALESGEVRIDARSVDCIRIGAFTGNSITNLAMVAFESDWLSFEAVAGVTYQLVMNNSRELENIEAQFTFIPKPINDAFVDRIRLEGTSIAVTSAILGAGFETGEPVHLDWWFGPRSAWYEWTAPASGTVRITSFSTFPTAVLDAYEGDTFETLRSLNIGWNPQQFTAVAGRTYYLALGSYGILHEPVSFQMDLLPSALHAGAGGAVNSSSRPGLNTLTPALPIELIRVGETRIELRWPARAKLESASSPDPAGSWTAVDGDAAVEIGGQRRLQMPATNTAQFFRLR